ACGGTGAGATTTCCTTTGATACTGCTGCGGGGATTGTTGTTGGAAAACAAATAAGCAGTCCGTACCAGAATGAAACAGTATTCACTAATGCTGGTGACGTGGTAGAGGTTGTTTGGACTAACACGACTGTTCGGCCTCCTGAAAACGTAACGTTCTCTGTAATTGTTGATGCGGTTTTGGAAGAGATTGGCGGATTAAGCATAGTCAGTCCTTCTGATTTGGCAGTTTACATTCCAATATCTGAAGCTCAAAGTCTGTTTGGAACCGATGAATGTGACCGAATCCTTGTGCAGTTAGCCAACGAGAATGATGAAACAATTAAGTCCGTTTCCGAAGCCATTGAGGAGCTTTTTGATGGCCAAGTTTCAGTTTCTTCTTCAACTGCAATATTGGATCTTATTTCTAGTGTCTTTTCCACTGTGGAGTTGTTCTTGGGCGGAATTGCCGCAATTTCCCTCTTAGTTGCAGGGGTAGGAATAATGAACATCATGATAGTCTCGTTGATGGAGCGCACCCGCGAAATTGGTCTGCTAAAGGCTCTGGGAATGAAAAGCCGAACCGTTCTGGCAATCTTTCTAAGTGAAGCCGTAATCATCGGCGTATTAGGTGCAGTGTTTGGAATCGGTTTAGGCTGGGCCCTAGCAGTTGTTGCGGCACAACTATTTACTGGCGGAGGAATCGGAGCAGCGACCGGACAAGCTGCGGTATCAACAGGATTTGCTATAACTCCCGTGTTAACCCCAACAGTGCTTCTTGGTGCCTTTGGGTTTGGTATTGCGGTTAGCGTAATCTTTGCAATCTACCCTGCATGGCGAGCATCCAAACTCAAACCAGTAGACGCCCTGCGCTACGAATAAACGTCCAATCAGC
This region of Candidatus Bathyarchaeum sp. genomic DNA includes:
- a CDS encoding ABC transporter permease, which encodes MKSGDIFGYAFGAIRLRKLRAGLTTLGVVIGIAAIVALLSISQGLQATITDQLQSGFATDTLVVSPGGGGDSFSGFGGGSESSFSLFVTDAELIGQIDDVVGSTAFIQRQCLIQSGDEAVGALVVGVDFEVYSQMYSSTFVAGDGEISFDTAAGIVVGKQISSPYQNETVFTNAGDVVEVVWTNTTVRPPENVTFSVIVDAVLEEIGGLSIVSPSDLAVYIPISEAQSLFGTDECDRILVQLANENDETIKSVSEAIEELFDGQVSVSSSTAILDLISSVFSTVELFLGGIAAISLLVAGVGIMNIMIVSLMERTREIGLLKALGMKSRTVLAIFLSEAVIIGVLGAVFGIGLGWALAVVAAQLFTGGGIGAATGQAAVSTGFAITPVLTPTVLLGAFGFGIAVSVIFAIYPAWRASKLKPVDALRYE